In Methylomagnum ishizawai, one DNA window encodes the following:
- the sucD gene encoding succinate--CoA ligase subunit alpha: MSVFVNKNSKVIFQGFTGEHATFHAQDAMKIGTQVVGGVTPGKGGTTHLGLPVFDTVAEAVAATGADVSAVFVPPPFNADALMEAIDAGIKVAVTIADGVPIHDMIRLQRYRVGRDSILIGPNTPGIITPGECKVGIMPSHIYQKGNIGIVSRSGTLNYEATEQMAALGLGISTSVGIGGDPINGTDFVTVLKAFEADPETEIVVMIGEIGGPQEVAAARWAKDNMTKPVVGFVAGIAAPAGRRMGHAGAIISSEADTASAKMDAMEALGLYVSRNPAHIGQTVLKAMREKGIAVK, encoded by the coding sequence ATGAGCGTATTCGTAAATAAAAATTCCAAGGTCATCTTCCAGGGCTTCACCGGCGAACACGCCACCTTCCACGCCCAGGACGCCATGAAGATCGGCACCCAGGTGGTCGGCGGCGTCACCCCCGGCAAGGGCGGCACCACCCATTTGGGCCTGCCGGTGTTCGACACCGTGGCCGAAGCCGTGGCCGCCACGGGCGCGGATGTGTCCGCCGTGTTCGTGCCGCCGCCCTTCAATGCCGACGCGCTGATGGAAGCCATCGACGCCGGCATCAAGGTCGCCGTCACCATCGCCGACGGCGTGCCGATCCACGACATGATCCGCCTGCAACGCTACCGCGTGGGCCGCGACAGCATCCTGATCGGTCCCAACACCCCCGGCATCATCACTCCTGGCGAGTGCAAGGTCGGCATCATGCCCTCGCACATCTACCAGAAGGGCAACATCGGCATCGTGTCGCGCTCCGGCACGCTGAACTACGAAGCTACCGAACAGATGGCGGCGCTGGGCCTCGGCATCAGCACCTCGGTCGGCATCGGCGGCGACCCCATCAACGGCACCGATTTCGTGACCGTGCTGAAGGCGTTCGAGGCCGACCCGGAAACCGAAATCGTGGTGATGATCGGCGAGATCGGCGGCCCGCAGGAAGTCGCCGCCGCCCGCTGGGCCAAGGACAACATGACCAAGCCGGTGGTCGGCTTCGTGGCCGGTATCGCCGCGCCCGCCGGACGCCGCATGGGCCACGCCGGGGCCATCATCTCCAGCGAAGCCGACACCGCCAGCGCCAAGATGGACGCCATGGAAGCCCTGGGCCTGTATGTCTCGCGCAATCCGGCGCATATCGGGCAGACAGTGCTGAAGGCGATGCGGGAGAAAGGGATCGCGGTGAAATAG